Proteins encoded together in one Terriglobia bacterium window:
- a CDS encoding transposase: MEEYIAFDSHKHYTWVEREEASSGRVRQYRVEHAPGAIRGALAGCAPGTAVAVEATANWYWIVDEIEQAGLAPKLVHPRKAKLMMGMINKTDQMDTHGLNRLQRNGTLPTVWIPPGPLRELRELTRTRVALVAQRTRWKNRVTATLAKYGAAASEYSDPFGPRAREEMAARSERLPGVGVILSATLQLEIGEIARFPSAEHLAAYAGTTPRVHSSGDRTRYGRTRPDVNRHLKWALAEAANSVAVNHARCPDRHVSRLYRHLRERKGHSKAIGAVARHLGEAAFHLLDPV, translated from the coding sequence ATGGAAGAATATATCGCATTTGACAGTCACAAGCACTACACCTGGGTGGAGCGGGAAGAGGCGAGCAGTGGCAGAGTGCGGCAGTATCGGGTGGAGCACGCGCCGGGGGCGATTCGTGGAGCGCTGGCCGGGTGTGCGCCGGGGACGGCGGTGGCGGTGGAAGCGACGGCGAACTGGTACTGGATTGTGGATGAGATTGAGCAGGCGGGTCTGGCGCCGAAGCTGGTGCACCCGCGCAAGGCGAAGCTGATGATGGGGATGATCAACAAAACCGACCAGATGGACACCCACGGGCTGAACCGGCTGCAGCGCAACGGCACGCTGCCGACGGTGTGGATACCGCCCGGGCCCTTGCGGGAGTTGCGCGAACTGACGCGCACGCGAGTGGCGCTGGTGGCGCAACGGACGCGCTGGAAGAACCGGGTGACCGCGACACTGGCCAAGTACGGCGCGGCGGCGAGCGAATACAGCGACCCGTTCGGGCCGAGGGCGCGAGAGGAGATGGCCGCCCGCAGTGAGCGCCTGCCGGGCGTGGGAGTGATCCTGTCGGCTACCCTGCAACTCGAGATCGGCGAGATCGCACGCTTCCCCAGCGCCGAACATCTGGCGGCCTATGCCGGCACCACCCCGCGCGTGCACTCCAGCGGCGATCGCACCCGCTACGGACGCACCCGGCCCGATGTCAACCGCCACCTGAAGTGGGCCTTGGCCGAAGCCGCCAATTCCGTGGCCGTCAATCATGCCCGATGTCCGGACCGGCATGTCAGCCGCCTCTACCGCCACCTGCGCGAACGTAAGGGCCACAGTAAGGCCATCGGAGCCGTGGCGCGCCATCTGGGCGAGGCCGCCTTTCACCTGCTCGACCCCGTTTGA
- a CDS encoding GNAT family N-acetyltransferase, translated as MNLRTMTTADISAGMRLKNLAGWNQTPADWRSFLESSPEGCFAAEVDGKAVGTAATMVYEQRFAWIGMVLVDPEFRGRGIGTRLLRKTIEHLDEIGICTMKLDATPAGRPIYQKLGFHDEYEIDRWLLKRPVPKAPPASRLHSVSDCVLQLDREIFGADRGSLLRSLAAENPDVALAAEREGETAGYTFGRRGTLADHLGPWMARDEQTATQLLDEFLARSRREMIFVDALKDRRFVAEMLLARGFQVSRPLTRMVRGPNDYPGRPELLCAILGPEFG; from the coding sequence ATGAACCTTCGCACCATGACGACCGCCGACATTTCTGCCGGGATGAGGCTGAAAAACCTGGCGGGATGGAACCAGACGCCGGCCGACTGGCGGAGTTTTCTGGAATCGAGTCCGGAGGGCTGCTTTGCAGCGGAAGTCGATGGCAAAGCGGTTGGTACCGCGGCCACGATGGTCTATGAGCAGCGGTTTGCATGGATAGGGATGGTGCTTGTGGATCCGGAATTCCGCGGGCGGGGCATCGGAACGCGCCTGCTGCGGAAGACCATTGAACATCTTGATGAGATCGGCATCTGCACCATGAAGCTCGATGCCACGCCAGCGGGCCGGCCGATTTATCAGAAGCTCGGATTCCACGACGAATACGAGATTGATCGCTGGCTGCTGAAGCGGCCCGTCCCCAAAGCTCCACCAGCCTCTCGACTGCATTCCGTTTCGGACTGCGTGCTGCAGCTCGACCGGGAGATTTTCGGCGCCGATCGCGGCAGCCTGTTGCGCTCGCTTGCGGCTGAGAATCCGGACGTTGCCCTGGCAGCGGAGCGGGAGGGAGAGACTGCCGGTTATACGTTCGGGCGCCGGGGAACGCTGGCAGACCACCTGGGGCCGTGGATGGCGCGCGATGAACAGACAGCGACGCAATTGCTGGATGAATTCCTCGCGCGCTCCCGCCGCGAAATGATCTTTGTGGATGCCCTCAAAGACCGTCGCTTTGTAGCTGAAATGCTGCTGGCCCGCGGATTCCAGGTATCGCGTCCCTTGACGCGCATGGTGCGCGGGCCTAACGACTATCCGGGCCGGCCGGAGTTGCTCTGCGCCATCCTGGGCCCGGAATTCGGATAG
- a CDS encoding twin-arginine translocase TatA/TatE family subunit, which produces MDGLLQPTHLFFILLIVLIIFGPGKLPDLGRSLGKGIREFKGAINGVNDEAEKTANTVNKST; this is translated from the coding sequence ATGGATGGATTGCTTCAACCTACTCATCTCTTCTTCATTCTGCTCATTGTGCTGATCATTTTTGGCCCCGGAAAGTTACCCGACCTCGGCCGGTCGCTGGGGAAGGGCATCCGCGAGTTCAAGGGGGCCATCAACGGCGTGAACGATGAGGCCGAGAAGACGGCCAACACGGTCAACAAGTCCACATAG
- a CDS encoding RraA family protein, with protein sequence MENQGQLGKKLAMFALIGGALLWMVARSSGKQAQSSAESTSASTSAEQQMLQEYRQVEVASISDAEEQIYGRRMYMSHQMRPIFRTKFVGYAVTVLLKKQENHQGGAALGGMLAAIDHGGPNDVYVMKLEDGLDIAGMGGIMGTAMAARGFVGAVIDGGTRDTAYLQKIQFPVYAKGIVPSTSVNHYVFGGSNIQIDCDGVPVSAGDIIAADSDGVVVVPRARAEEVLRKAQGLDFTEHSMYPFIFKYKSVEEAIKKFGRI encoded by the coding sequence ATGGAAAATCAAGGTCAGCTTGGGAAGAAATTAGCCATGTTCGCGCTAATTGGTGGGGCGCTCCTCTGGATGGTCGCGCGGAGCAGTGGAAAACAGGCCCAGTCGAGCGCTGAATCAACTTCGGCAAGCACGAGCGCGGAGCAGCAGATGCTGCAAGAATACCGCCAGGTGGAGGTCGCCTCGATTTCCGACGCCGAGGAACAGATCTATGGCCGCAGGATGTATATGAGCCACCAGATGCGGCCGATCTTTCGGACGAAATTTGTGGGCTATGCTGTGACGGTCCTGCTGAAAAAACAGGAAAATCATCAGGGCGGAGCGGCGCTGGGCGGCATGCTGGCGGCCATTGATCACGGCGGCCCAAATGATGTTTACGTGATGAAGTTGGAAGATGGGCTCGACATTGCCGGAATGGGAGGCATCATGGGCACGGCCATGGCGGCACGCGGCTTTGTGGGCGCGGTCATCGACGGCGGAACGCGCGACACCGCCTACCTGCAGAAGATCCAGTTTCCGGTTTATGCCAAGGGGATTGTTCCTTCCACTTCGGTTAATCATTACGTTTTCGGCGGATCGAACATTCAGATTGACTGCGATGGTGTGCCGGTTTCGGCCGGAGACATCATCGCCGCGGATAGCGACGGTGTTGTGGTGGTGCCGCGCGCCAGGGCGGAAGAGGTGCTGCGGAAGGCGCAAGGGCTCGACTTCACCGAGCACTCGATGTACCCATTCATCTTCAAGTACAAGTCCGTTGAGGAAGCCATCAAGAAGTTCGGGCGGATTTGA
- a CDS encoding MBL fold metallo-hydrolase, translating to MSDGNLKITLVGGPTALLETSGLRLLTDPTFDPAGGEYTTGPVTLRKLSSPALGPDAVGRIDAVLLSHDQHFDNLDHAGRAMLGKAGRVFTTASGGGRLGGLAIGLKPWQSATLSAPDGRILRITATPGRHGPPGIEPVSGEVTGFVLAFDDRPNEAVYFSGDTVWFEGVGEVARRYNVTVIVLTMGAATPIGPEPVTMTTEDAIKTAHAFPHVVIVPVHFEGWAHFSEGPDDIQKAFAGAGLSNRLRLLEPGQSTSVALFAPAAS from the coding sequence GTGAGCGATGGGAATCTGAAGATCACTCTGGTGGGTGGGCCAACCGCCCTGCTGGAAACGTCCGGCTTGCGGCTGCTGACGGACCCGACTTTCGACCCGGCGGGCGGCGAGTATACCACCGGACCGGTCACGCTGAGGAAACTATCCAGCCCGGCGCTTGGCCCGGACGCTGTGGGGCGCATCGATGCGGTGCTGCTCAGCCATGATCAGCACTTCGACAATCTCGATCACGCAGGCCGCGCCATGCTGGGAAAAGCGGGCCGCGTGTTTACGACAGCCTCGGGAGGCGGGCGGCTCGGCGGCCTGGCCATCGGACTTAAGCCCTGGCAATCCGCGACACTTTCTGCACCGGACGGCCGAATACTGCGAATTACCGCCACACCTGGCCGGCACGGGCCGCCCGGCATTGAGCCTGTGAGCGGAGAAGTCACTGGCTTTGTGCTCGCCTTCGATGACCGGCCGAACGAGGCTGTTTATTTTTCAGGGGATACGGTGTGGTTTGAAGGCGTGGGAGAAGTTGCGCGGAGGTACAACGTCACAGTCATCGTGTTGACTATGGGCGCGGCAACCCCGATAGGGCCCGAGCCGGTGACCATGACCACGGAAGACGCGATCAAAACGGCCCACGCTTTCCCGCACGTAGTGATTGTGCCGGTCCACTTTGAGGGCTGGGCGCATTTCTCGGAAGGCCCTGACGATATTCAGAAGGCATTTGCCGGGGCTGGTCTCTCCAATCGCCTGCGCTTACTAGAGCCTGGCCAAAGCACCTCAGTGGCTCTCTTCGCGCCAGCCGCATCCTGA
- a CDS encoding carboxymuconolactone decarboxylase family protein: protein MEPRLNPTKVAPAAYKAMAALEVYVKQSSNLEKPLLELVRMRSSQINGCAYCLDMHSKDARAAGETEQRLYTLDAWRETPFFSDRERAALAWTEAITLISSTHAPDEVYEEVRKQFSEEELVNLTVAIVTINGWNRLSIGFRAVPGSYQPAQGHSTASAKS from the coding sequence ATGGAACCAAGACTGAATCCTACAAAAGTGGCGCCGGCAGCGTACAAAGCCATGGCGGCGCTGGAAGTTTATGTAAAGCAATCATCAAACCTGGAGAAACCGCTGCTGGAGCTGGTGAGAATGCGATCTTCACAGATTAATGGCTGCGCCTACTGCCTGGATATGCACAGCAAGGATGCGCGGGCCGCGGGCGAAACCGAACAACGGCTCTACACGCTCGACGCCTGGCGTGAGACGCCGTTTTTCTCCGACCGCGAACGGGCGGCTCTCGCATGGACTGAGGCGATTACGCTGATCAGCTCCACTCATGCGCCGGACGAAGTTTACGAGGAGGTGCGCAAGCAATTCAGCGAAGAGGAACTCGTGAACCTGACCGTCGCCATCGTGACCATCAACGGCTGGAACCGGCTGTCCATCGGATTCCGGGCCGTTCCGGGCAGCTACCAGCCGGCGCAAGGGCACAGTACTGCAAGCGCGAAATCGTAA
- a CDS encoding rhodanese-like domain-containing protein, whose amino-acid sequence MKHTPGFLKVVDDAKSRIKEVDIHQVKQWLDSGNKFGLIDVREDREWAAGHLPRSIHIGKGVIERDIEQAIPDRNTTLVLYCGGGYRSALAADSLQKMGYTGVASMAGGWRGWMEAGYPVADD is encoded by the coding sequence GTGAAACACACACCCGGATTCCTGAAAGTAGTGGACGACGCAAAGAGCCGAATCAAGGAAGTGGATATCCATCAGGTTAAGCAATGGCTCGATTCTGGCAACAAGTTCGGCCTGATTGATGTTCGCGAAGACCGCGAATGGGCCGCCGGCCACCTGCCCCGCTCGATCCACATCGGGAAGGGAGTCATTGAGCGCGACATCGAGCAGGCCATCCCCGACCGCAACACCACGCTGGTGCTCTATTGTGGAGGCGGCTACCGCTCGGCCCTGGCAGCCGACAGCCTGCAGAAAATGGGATATACGGGCGTGGCATCCATGGCGGGCGGCTGGCGCGGATGGATGGAGGCCGGCTACCCGGTGGCCGACGATTAG
- a CDS encoding amidohydrolase family protein, which yields MEFIANVPEKGLSRIEIEHGRIASVDSVGPPDGEKPYVSPGLIDIQLNGFAGIDFCDADLDPVKAPNILPALWKSGVTTFCPTVITNSQRGLLQCFRALEKARRIDPRFAQCAPCYHLEGPYISPGGSRGAHNPKLMRPPDWEEFLELQEAAGGGIGIVTLAPELPGALDFIRHARAAGVVVAMGHTDATPEQIHQGAEAGAQLNTHLGNGCPQMIDRHRTPLWAQLAIDSLAASMICDGFHLPPELVQVIHRVKGIERCILITDAVHVAGLAPGRYRLVDLEIELLPTGQVVAADRHSMAGSAVSMNCAVKVFMDYAGVPLADAIRAATFNPSRLLGRYGTCGEIVAGRPANLVLFRVGSDQLEIETTVLNGEVVYERQGADEGLSAAAARQRSSHRAEKSHKINGLRAQSK from the coding sequence ATGGAATTCATCGCCAATGTTCCAGAAAAAGGTCTGAGCCGGATCGAGATTGAGCACGGGCGAATTGCATCAGTCGACAGCGTGGGTCCGCCGGACGGCGAAAAGCCTTACGTAAGCCCAGGTCTGATCGACATTCAGTTGAACGGGTTTGCCGGAATCGACTTCTGCGACGCTGACCTCGACCCGGTGAAAGCTCCGAACATTCTGCCCGCTCTTTGGAAGTCGGGTGTCACCACATTTTGTCCCACCGTCATTACCAACAGCCAGAGAGGATTGCTTCAATGTTTCCGGGCGCTCGAGAAGGCCCGGCGCATCGATCCGCGCTTTGCCCAATGCGCTCCCTGCTATCACCTCGAGGGGCCGTACATCTCTCCGGGCGGATCGCGCGGTGCGCACAATCCGAAATTGATGCGGCCGCCTGACTGGGAAGAATTCCTGGAACTGCAGGAGGCGGCGGGCGGGGGGATTGGAATCGTCACGCTGGCCCCAGAGCTGCCGGGCGCGCTTGATTTCATCCGGCACGCGCGCGCAGCAGGAGTGGTGGTTGCGATGGGACACACGGACGCGACGCCGGAGCAAATCCACCAGGGCGCGGAGGCGGGCGCGCAGTTGAACACGCACCTGGGGAACGGTTGCCCGCAGATGATTGACCGCCACCGGACTCCGCTGTGGGCCCAGCTTGCCATTGACAGTCTCGCGGCCAGCATGATCTGCGACGGCTTCCATCTGCCGCCGGAGCTGGTGCAGGTCATCCACCGAGTGAAAGGGATTGAACGCTGCATCCTGATCACGGACGCGGTCCACGTGGCCGGGCTTGCTCCGGGACGCTACCGGCTAGTGGACCTGGAGATCGAGCTTCTCCCGACGGGCCAGGTGGTTGCGGCAGACCGGCATAGCATGGCGGGTTCAGCGGTGAGCATGAACTGTGCCGTCAAAGTTTTCATGGACTACGCCGGCGTGCCGCTGGCGGACGCCATCCGCGCTGCAACCTTCAATCCTTCACGGCTGCTTGGCCGCTATGGAACATGCGGCGAAATCGTGGCTGGACGTCCTGCCAACCTGGTGCTTTTCCGCGTTGGCAGCGACCAGCTCGAGATTGAAACCACCGTCCTGAACGGTGAAGTTGTTTACGAACGCCAGGGCGCTGATGAAGGGCTAAGCGCCGCTGCCGCACGACAGCGCAGCTCCCACCGCGCCGAGAAATCACATAAAATCAATGGGTTGAGAGCGCAGTCCAAGTAG
- a CDS encoding c-type cytochrome, translating to MIKIFPNPKQTWRALLVVACCCLPMLLAGQERQAPRRRRGIWNEYPAAQVERGKIQFQKTCAFCHGPDANGGATGPNLMRSAVVRHDNKGDQIGPVIRNGFPDKGMPAFQLPSDQIMDVVAFLRFRLNESDRRSAAQAGAGYSLAKLLVGNAEAGKEFFNGAGKCSSCHSPTGDLKGIASRYPPVDLQAAMLYPSRGPHPTATVTDESGKQYTGEIRLLSQYDIAIVDGAGWYRSWPLDSVKVKIDDPLAAHRQLLSVMTDTDMHNLFAYLETLK from the coding sequence ATGATTAAAATCTTTCCGAACCCAAAGCAGACCTGGAGGGCACTGTTGGTCGTGGCGTGCTGCTGCCTGCCCATGCTGCTGGCGGGCCAGGAACGGCAAGCGCCGCGAAGGCGCCGGGGAATTTGGAATGAATATCCGGCCGCGCAGGTGGAACGCGGGAAAATCCAGTTCCAAAAGACCTGCGCCTTCTGCCACGGCCCTGACGCCAATGGTGGGGCGACAGGCCCCAATCTGATGCGCAGCGCGGTGGTGCGCCACGACAACAAGGGCGACCAGATCGGTCCGGTGATTCGCAACGGATTTCCTGATAAGGGCATGCCGGCTTTCCAGCTTCCAAGCGACCAGATCATGGATGTCGTGGCGTTCCTCCGCTTCCGACTGAATGAGTCTGACCGCCGCTCGGCCGCGCAGGCCGGCGCAGGCTACTCACTTGCCAAGCTGCTGGTGGGCAACGCGGAGGCCGGGAAAGAGTTCTTCAACGGCGCAGGCAAGTGTTCCAGTTGCCACTCGCCTACCGGCGACTTGAAAGGCATTGCGAGCAGGTATCCACCGGTGGATTTGCAGGCGGCGATGCTTTACCCGAGCCGAGGACCACATCCCACGGCTACGGTGACGGATGAATCGGGGAAACAATACACCGGCGAGATTCGCCTGCTCTCACAATATGACATTGCGATTGTTGACGGCGCGGGCTGGTACCGTTCCTGGCCGCTCGATTCCGTCAAGGTCAAGATTGACGACCCGCTGGCGGCGCACCGGCAGTTGCTTTCCGTGATGACGGACACCGATATGCACAACCTGTTCGCCTACCTGGAGACCCTGAAGTGA
- a CDS encoding radical SAM protein → MAEVQNLERTAGASSPVRVDVQLHDLLMKPGTGAAPPPLQPKISSDSPALTLPEPVYPQNPLPEGVDYSEKQYHKINTMRAFKCWALPFVKSRFRPSELRPIIAYLFTEFKCNVDCHYCWSYNNDVKGMTEDVGRRSIDWLHDTGCRVLALMGGEPLLRPGFVHKVVYYAAKKNFYVYLPTNGRLMRPEVIDRIGDAGIGIVNLAIDCVEEKPGLPKALNRIRPYFDYLIKRQRHYGYTVMMNINITHINQDDVKELTEIARSNGIATDYHLNEAPMLEQSHFKHLDDNSTYLTPDDFPKVEALLDYLIDKSRHGYKMANPQQHMHDMKKLMRGKVKSWPCRAGQNNLIIRPEGTLAPCFPMYSASYDWGTVGSHKFDVAQLDEMKKTCSTTCLSTCNYILSHCYDSSRVIRWGVKQAFRGFRGVSGHFDD, encoded by the coding sequence ATGGCAGAAGTTCAGAATTTGGAGCGCACCGCAGGAGCTTCGTCGCCGGTCCGGGTGGACGTTCAGTTGCACGACCTGCTGATGAAGCCGGGGACCGGCGCAGCACCCCCGCCTCTGCAGCCGAAAATTTCATCGGACTCACCGGCGCTGACGTTGCCGGAACCCGTTTACCCGCAGAACCCGCTTCCTGAAGGCGTGGACTACAGCGAGAAGCAGTATCACAAGATCAACACCATGCGGGCGTTCAAGTGCTGGGCTCTGCCGTTTGTAAAGTCGCGTTTTCGTCCCTCGGAGTTGCGGCCGATCATCGCCTACCTTTTCACTGAGTTCAAGTGCAACGTGGATTGCCACTATTGCTGGTCGTACAACAACGATGTGAAGGGCATGACCGAAGACGTTGGCCGGCGGTCGATTGACTGGCTGCACGACACCGGCTGCCGTGTTCTGGCACTGATGGGTGGCGAGCCGCTGCTGCGGCCGGGATTTGTGCACAAGGTGGTCTATTACGCCGCCAAGAAGAATTTCTACGTGTATTTGCCCACCAACGGCCGGCTGATGCGTCCTGAGGTGATTGATCGCATTGGCGATGCGGGTATCGGAATCGTCAACCTGGCCATCGATTGCGTGGAGGAAAAGCCGGGGCTGCCCAAGGCGTTGAACCGCATCCGGCCTTACTTCGATTACCTGATCAAGAGGCAGCGGCATTATGGATACACGGTGATGATGAACATCAACATCACCCACATCAACCAGGACGACGTGAAGGAGTTGACGGAGATCGCGCGCTCGAACGGCATCGCCACCGACTACCACCTGAACGAAGCTCCGATGCTCGAACAGAGCCACTTCAAGCATCTGGACGACAACTCCACCTATCTGACGCCTGACGATTTCCCCAAGGTGGAGGCGCTGCTCGATTACCTGATTGACAAGAGCCGCCACGGCTACAAGATGGCCAATCCGCAGCAGCACATGCATGACATGAAAAAGCTGATGCGCGGCAAGGTAAAATCCTGGCCGTGCCGGGCGGGACAGAACAATCTGATCATCCGTCCGGAGGGCACGCTGGCACCGTGCTTCCCAATGTATTCCGCCAGCTATGACTGGGGTACCGTGGGCAGCCACAAGTTTGACGTGGCCCAACTCGACGAGATGAAGAAGACCTGCTCAACCACGTGCCTGTCTACCTGCAACTACATCCTGTCACACTGCTATGACAGCTCGCGCGTGATCCGGTGGGGCGTCAAACAGGCGTTTCGCGGCTTCCGCGGGGTCAGCGGCCACTTCGACGATTAG